Proteins encoded in a region of the Streptomyces sp. NBC_01381 genome:
- a CDS encoding sensor histidine kinase, with product MGRGDRGSRRDRALRHAAYSVAGVGVASCVATVPAHAVLSRQVELSELFWSDLVVGTVWPLLGAAVARSQPRNRLVWLMMAPALIGPYHLLAYYAGYSQLVAEHSLPGWQFGAWLGCWGFVGYYFATPLVPLLFPYGRLGTRPRRILAWTVIAVATTGTLAAMLRPSATDPVPGLANPLGVRGWEWLHVIMYVSSATCMAAGTAAAGLFVVLRTRAAHGVERAQLQWLMLGGLLMALALTGVGFTAGQRLLTDLLMVAGLLGPPAGIAVAMLRHRLYDVEVVLGRAIVFIVLSGLVLGVYLAVVAGVGTLAPGSLGGTAAIAAAALLAAAGRGAVQSAVDRLLFGHRHDPYAVMARVGRHLAPASEPAEAMRLLVDELRRALRLPYAAFTGPAVTATSGTPVPGAGWRTVPCLALGRQVGELHLGRRRAAEPWTAQQRAAAEEVAARAATLAYAAGLVENVARSRAHIVAVREEERRRLRADLHDGVGPSLAGTAHQLDSLARRTTDPGLADAIRAVRDRLRTTVGDLRTVVNGLRPAVLDQLGLSGALRELLAGYDVPACRCSVSTACAKLPAAVEVAAYAIAAEAVGNALKHSASGRLTLTAHVTAGFLVLTVEDNGCGIPSRHRAGVGLRSMSERAAEVGGHLAITPAPGGGTSVQARVPLPLEEIRATA from the coding sequence ATGGGCCGGGGGGACCGAGGGAGCCGACGGGACCGTGCGCTGCGCCATGCCGCGTACTCCGTCGCGGGCGTCGGCGTCGCGAGCTGTGTTGCCACCGTGCCGGCGCACGCGGTGCTGTCCCGGCAGGTGGAGCTCAGTGAGCTGTTCTGGAGCGATCTGGTGGTGGGCACGGTGTGGCCTCTGCTCGGCGCGGCGGTGGCCCGTAGCCAGCCGCGCAATCGGCTGGTCTGGCTGATGATGGCGCCCGCGCTGATCGGCCCGTACCACCTGCTCGCCTACTACGCCGGCTATTCGCAGCTGGTCGCCGAACACTCCCTGCCGGGCTGGCAGTTCGGGGCCTGGCTGGGCTGCTGGGGGTTCGTGGGCTACTACTTCGCGACCCCTCTGGTTCCGCTGCTCTTCCCGTACGGACGGCTCGGCACCCGCCCGCGCCGGATCCTCGCGTGGACCGTCATCGCCGTCGCCACGACCGGCACCCTCGCTGCGATGCTGCGTCCGAGCGCCACCGATCCGGTGCCCGGCCTGGCCAATCCGCTGGGCGTCCGGGGCTGGGAGTGGCTGCACGTGATCATGTACGTGTCCTCCGCCACCTGTATGGCCGCCGGCACCGCCGCAGCCGGCCTTTTCGTCGTGCTGCGGACCCGTGCGGCGCACGGTGTGGAGCGCGCCCAGCTCCAGTGGCTGATGCTCGGCGGTCTCCTGATGGCCCTCGCGCTCACCGGCGTGGGCTTCACCGCCGGGCAACGCCTGCTGACCGACCTGCTGATGGTGGCCGGGTTGCTCGGTCCGCCAGCGGGTATCGCCGTGGCGATGCTGCGCCACCGCCTCTACGACGTCGAGGTGGTACTCGGCCGGGCCATCGTCTTCATCGTGCTGAGCGGACTGGTTCTCGGCGTCTATCTGGCTGTCGTCGCGGGCGTGGGAACCCTTGCGCCCGGTTCACTTGGCGGCACGGCGGCGATAGCCGCGGCCGCGCTCCTTGCTGCGGCCGGGCGCGGGGCGGTCCAATCGGCCGTGGACCGGCTGCTGTTCGGACACCGCCACGATCCCTACGCAGTGATGGCTCGCGTCGGCCGCCACCTGGCCCCCGCCTCGGAACCGGCCGAGGCCATGCGACTCCTCGTCGACGAGCTCCGCCGCGCCCTGCGCCTGCCATACGCGGCATTCACCGGACCTGCCGTGACGGCGACCTCCGGCACACCGGTTCCCGGTGCGGGCTGGCGGACCGTGCCCTGCCTGGCGCTCGGCCGTCAGGTCGGCGAACTCCACCTGGGACGGCGGCGTGCGGCCGAGCCCTGGACCGCGCAGCAGCGGGCCGCGGCCGAGGAGGTCGCTGCGCGGGCCGCGACCCTCGCGTACGCAGCCGGGCTCGTCGAGAACGTAGCCCGCAGCCGGGCCCACATCGTCGCCGTCCGGGAAGAGGAACGCCGCCGGCTTCGTGCCGACCTGCACGACGGTGTCGGCCCCTCCCTGGCCGGTACCGCCCACCAGTTGGACTCCCTGGCCCGCAGGACCACTGACCCCGGGCTCGCGGACGCCATCAGGGCGGTACGGGACCGGCTGCGCACTACAGTCGGCGATCTGCGCACCGTCGTGAACGGCCTGCGCCCCGCCGTGCTGGACCAGCTTGGTCTCTCCGGCGCACTGCGCGAACTACTCGCCGGCTACGACGTTCCCGCATGCCGCTGCTCGGTCAGCACCGCCTGTGCCAAACTCCCTGCCGCCGTCGAAGTAGCGGCGTACGCGATAGCGGCCGAAGCGGTGGGCAACGCCCTCAAACACAGCGCATCGGGCCGCCTCACCCTCACCGCCCACGTCACCGCCGGGTTTCTCGTTCTGACCGTCGAGGACAACGGCTGCGGCATTCCTTCACGCCACCGCGCGGGTGTGGGCCTGCGCAGCATGAGCGAACGCGCGGCGGAGGTCGGTGGCCATCTGGCAATCACCCCGGCCCCGGGCGGCGGCACCTCGGTGCAAGCCAGGGTGCCGCTTCCCCTGGAGGAGATACGTGCCACTGCCTGA
- a CDS encoding PadR family transcriptional regulator, which produces MTLQTELVLRALLENPARERYGLELCELAGLPSGTIYPILARLEQIGWLDSTWEDPAVHEAAGRPRRRFYRITEDGAEQARLALARSYRAGKSPLPGWAVARPLSDGGVS; this is translated from the coding sequence ATGACCCTGCAGACCGAACTGGTCCTGCGGGCTTTGCTGGAGAATCCCGCCAGAGAGCGTTACGGCCTGGAGCTGTGCGAGTTGGCGGGACTGCCGTCGGGCACGATCTATCCGATCCTCGCCCGCCTGGAGCAAATCGGCTGGTTGGACAGTACGTGGGAGGATCCCGCTGTCCACGAGGCAGCCGGCCGGCCGCGCCGCCGCTTCTACCGGATCACCGAGGACGGCGCCGAGCAGGCCCGCCTCGCCCTCGCACGCTCCTACCGGGCCGGCAAATCACCCCTCCCGGGATGGGCTGTTGCTCGCCCCCTCAGCGATGGGGGAGTGTCATGA
- a CDS encoding AAA family ATPase — protein sequence MSDHDAPLAAPWLARMFLELRRGRHLVLHGNIDDEVRWEHAYVPLREALDRFLRLAGFEIVGHFALGDGLTYADKEAESRARELLGPPDPAVPDPAASEPYGSGSPQPGSGAPPSGDGRRARLAESAENLRRSLRSAGTAEVRSARDLMATAHLLLSQDRVPCALVVHAADLLLGTDAPQTEELQAALSRLNMLLGATATVRDGVAEPLHQTLILVARDAEKLPPWLHHGNPRTASVTAQPPGMAERVALLGEILPEFAGGVGLSPQDRTQIAGELAEQTEGMSVLDMRSLAVTSRVTGSSVRSVRGLIARHRFGIQEDPWESLDIEKVAEAEQILSGRVIGQPAAVRAVCDVLRNARSGLDFVADLQRGAARPKGVFFFVGPTGVGKTELAKAVAELVFGDEGALRRFDMSEFAQEHASERLTGSPPGYVGHENGGVLTNWMFERPFSVLLFDEIEKAHGKVLDKFLQIMDDGRLTDGMGRTAYFSHTILVFTSNVGTETLPSLLRGFSQQEPGYDLICKHFTEAVDRFMTQELGRPELLGRFGGGIVAFDILRAEVSAQIVRKFLDQLGRAAAARGYRIVFDYEAIETAVVGDLAAAGTALGARRIRNPLLEQWIRTPLNRWVVENRPQPGARIWIHRTPTGSAEPFVVEAVPSSVA from the coding sequence ATGAGCGACCACGATGCGCCCCTTGCCGCCCCCTGGCTGGCCCGTATGTTCCTCGAACTGCGCCGGGGCCGGCACCTCGTCCTGCACGGGAACATCGACGACGAAGTGCGCTGGGAACACGCATACGTCCCGCTGCGCGAGGCCCTGGACCGGTTCCTGCGGCTCGCCGGGTTCGAGATCGTGGGGCACTTCGCCCTGGGCGACGGTCTGACGTACGCCGACAAGGAGGCGGAGTCCCGGGCGCGGGAGCTGCTCGGGCCGCCGGACCCGGCCGTACCCGACCCCGCCGCATCCGAACCGTACGGGAGCGGCTCGCCGCAGCCGGGCTCGGGGGCGCCCCCGTCCGGTGACGGCCGCCGCGCCCGGCTGGCCGAGTCGGCGGAGAACCTGCGGCGCAGCCTCCGGTCGGCCGGTACTGCCGAGGTCCGCAGCGCCCGTGACCTGATGGCGACCGCCCATCTCCTGCTCAGCCAGGACCGGGTGCCGTGTGCCCTCGTGGTGCACGCGGCGGATCTGCTGCTGGGGACCGATGCTCCGCAGACCGAGGAGTTGCAGGCGGCGCTGAGCCGCCTGAACATGCTGCTCGGGGCCACGGCCACGGTGCGGGACGGTGTCGCCGAGCCGCTGCACCAGACCCTGATCCTGGTGGCCCGGGACGCGGAGAAACTGCCGCCCTGGCTGCACCACGGGAATCCGCGGACCGCCTCGGTTACGGCGCAGCCGCCCGGAATGGCCGAACGCGTGGCCCTGCTGGGCGAGATACTGCCCGAGTTCGCCGGAGGCGTCGGGCTGTCACCGCAGGACCGTACGCAGATCGCCGGTGAACTTGCCGAGCAGACCGAGGGGATGTCGGTGCTCGACATGCGGTCCCTCGCCGTGACCTCACGAGTCACGGGCAGTTCCGTGCGCTCCGTGCGCGGCCTGATCGCACGGCACCGGTTCGGTATCCAGGAGGACCCCTGGGAGTCGCTGGACATCGAGAAGGTGGCTGAGGCGGAGCAGATCCTCTCCGGACGGGTGATCGGCCAGCCCGCGGCGGTGCGTGCGGTGTGCGACGTCCTGCGCAACGCCAGGTCGGGTCTGGACTTCGTCGCCGACCTGCAGCGCGGCGCGGCCCGCCCCAAGGGCGTGTTCTTCTTCGTCGGCCCCACGGGGGTGGGCAAGACCGAGCTGGCGAAGGCCGTCGCGGAGCTCGTCTTCGGCGACGAAGGCGCGCTACGACGCTTCGACATGAGCGAGTTCGCCCAGGAGCACGCCAGTGAGCGACTCACCGGCTCGCCGCCGGGCTATGTGGGCCACGAGAACGGCGGTGTGCTGACGAACTGGATGTTCGAGCGGCCGTTCAGCGTGCTGCTCTTCGACGAGATCGAGAAGGCGCACGGCAAGGTCCTCGACAAGTTCCTGCAGATCATGGATGACGGGCGACTGACCGACGGGATGGGGCGTACGGCGTACTTCTCGCACACCATCCTGGTGTTCACGTCCAACGTGGGGACCGAGACGTTGCCTTCTCTGCTGCGCGGATTCAGCCAGCAGGAGCCTGGCTACGACCTGATCTGCAAGCACTTCACGGAAGCTGTCGACCGCTTCATGACTCAAGAACTGGGGCGGCCGGAGCTGCTCGGCCGGTTCGGCGGCGGCATCGTGGCCTTCGACATCCTGCGGGCCGAGGTGTCGGCACAGATCGTCCGCAAGTTCCTCGACCAGCTCGGCAGGGCCGCGGCGGCCCGCGGCTACCGCATCGTCTTCGACTACGAGGCGATCGAGACGGCCGTGGTCGGCGACCTTGCGGCTGCCGGTACGGCGCTCGGCGCCCGACGCATCCGCAATCCCCTCCTCGAACAGTGGATCCGCACACCGCTGAACCGCTGGGTCGTAGAGAACCGCCCGCAACCGGGCGCCCGCATCTGGATCCACCGGACACCGACCGGATCCGCCGAACCGTTCGTGGTGGAGGCTGTGCCGTCGAGTGTGGCATAG
- a CDS encoding HD domain-containing protein, which yields MRTHHAEADPALIEQAHDEAARWHEGQTRRSGDPYLTHCLAVAAILADLGMPPVVVCAALLHDIEDTPCPPDRVVEQFGQEIAQLIAAARTANANTIPPSGLLGGSAVDLVREEAVVVSVARTGAARRSAGFAAAGTMSGAGLRAQWAARRRAPRPGAWFSAASSSTRNGTVRGRAGRASRPVPVPATPWYAGAGACRAAGRPVAGRGRGFVAAQYFLDRLAVLAWQRRGSWIRRRAGVG from the coding sequence GTGCGCACGCACCACGCCGAAGCAGATCCTGCACTCATCGAGCAGGCCCACGACGAGGCCGCCCGCTGGCACGAGGGACAAACCCGCCGTAGTGGAGACCCGTACCTCACCCACTGCCTCGCCGTCGCCGCCATCCTCGCCGACTTGGGCATGCCGCCGGTCGTGGTCTGCGCGGCCCTGCTGCACGACATCGAGGACACGCCCTGCCCGCCGGACCGTGTCGTCGAACAATTCGGCCAGGAGATCGCCCAGTTGATAGCGGCCGCCCGTACGGCCAACGCCAACACGATCCCGCCGAGCGGCCTGCTCGGCGGCTCGGCTGTCGATCTGGTTCGCGAAGAGGCCGTGGTGGTGTCGGTGGCCAGGACCGGCGCGGCCAGGCGGTCGGCGGGTTTTGCCGCTGCCGGAACGATGAGCGGGGCGGGCTTGAGGGCCCAGTGGGCGGCGCGCCGGCGGGCGCCGCGGCCCGGGGCTTGGTTCAGCGCCGCGTCGTCGAGCACCCGCAACGGCACTGTCCGGGGGCGGGCAGGTCGAGCCAGCCGTCCTGTGCCAGTTCCTGCCACGCCTTGGTACGCCGGGGCAGGCGCATGCCGCGCAGCAGGCCGGCCGGTAGCCGGGCGCGGCCGTGGCTTTGTAGCGGCTCAGTACTTCCTTGACCGTCTCGCTGTGCTGGCATGGCAGCGGAGGGGTTCATGGATCCGGAGGCGAGCCGGCGTGGGGTGA
- a CDS encoding VWA domain-containing protein: MTDPSALRDALPAQAPRGRLPITLVLDSSQSMETSGRIDELNTALQSWRTELLGNDHLASIGEVALVSFGFNYVQVLDASSRVNGRPEQPYVAVRDFHPPTLRAAGVTPMVAALQTALDLVAARRLQLRDSGTPLKNRPLIYLITDGVPTDDRGLPSDSWRDFAPVLREQEKGRQILFFALGVSGADMDVLRELAPNSAYDLADLPLAQVLNFVSTSTERLSSASREQPAEDQYRGVRDQQERSERIREWLEKNV, from the coding sequence ATGACCGACCCCAGCGCCCTGCGGGACGCACTGCCGGCGCAGGCGCCGCGGGGGCGCCTGCCCATCACCCTGGTGCTCGACTCCTCCCAGTCGATGGAGACGAGCGGCCGTATCGACGAACTCAACACGGCGCTGCAGTCCTGGCGCACCGAACTCCTCGGCAACGACCACCTGGCCAGCATCGGCGAAGTGGCCCTGGTCTCCTTCGGGTTCAACTATGTCCAGGTCCTCGACGCGTCGAGTCGAGTCAACGGGCGGCCGGAACAGCCGTATGTCGCCGTCCGGGACTTCCATCCTCCAACCCTGCGCGCCGCAGGCGTGACGCCCATGGTCGCCGCCCTGCAGACCGCCCTCGACCTGGTCGCGGCACGCCGTCTGCAATTGCGGGACAGTGGCACGCCGTTGAAGAACCGGCCGCTGATCTACCTGATCACGGACGGAGTCCCCACCGACGACCGGGGACTGCCGAGCGACTCCTGGCGGGACTTCGCACCAGTCCTCCGGGAGCAGGAGAAGGGGCGACAGATCCTGTTCTTCGCTCTCGGTGTCTCGGGCGCGGACATGGACGTCCTGCGCGAGCTCGCGCCCAACTCCGCGTACGACCTGGCCGACCTGCCGCTGGCCCAGGTCCTCAACTTTGTGTCGACGAGCACCGAACGCCTCAGCAGCGCCTCCCGGGAACAGCCCGCGGAGGACCAATACCGCGGCGTGCGGGACCAGCAGGAACGCTCGGAACGTATCCGGGAATGGCTCGAGAAGAATGTCTGA
- a CDS encoding 4Fe-4S single cluster domain-containing protein codes for MNGREAGRYVRVAALHPGCRTLGPGRRCVVWVQGCPLDCAGCVTPEWIPAAGGTEVAVSELADLIADEAWDGLTLSGGEPFAQASALAQLVSLVRAQRDLSVMSYSGWTLEHLRAHGTAEQHRLLDGLDILVDGPYVRRRHADLRWRGSDNQRVHLLTPRHLDWADRPDHGAGLQFVFGPGPTVRWMGVPAVPGFREAFVHGLGLVPDRTAGPASPLHPHTEALG; via the coding sequence GTGAACGGGCGGGAGGCGGGCCGGTACGTCCGGGTCGCCGCACTACACCCGGGCTGCCGCACCCTGGGCCCCGGCCGCCGGTGCGTGGTGTGGGTGCAGGGCTGCCCGCTCGACTGCGCTGGCTGTGTCACCCCGGAGTGGATCCCGGCCGCCGGCGGCACCGAGGTCGCGGTGTCCGAGCTGGCCGACCTGATCGCCGACGAGGCCTGGGACGGGCTCACCCTGTCCGGGGGCGAGCCCTTCGCCCAGGCCAGCGCGCTCGCCCAGCTGGTCTCCCTCGTCCGCGCCCAGCGCGACCTGTCGGTGATGAGCTACAGCGGCTGGACCCTGGAACACCTGCGCGCCCACGGGACAGCTGAGCAGCACCGGCTGCTTGACGGTCTCGACATCCTGGTCGACGGCCCGTACGTACGACGCCGCCATGCCGACCTGCGGTGGCGCGGATCAGACAACCAGCGCGTCCACCTCCTCACGCCCCGCCACCTCGACTGGGCGGACCGGCCCGACCACGGAGCTGGCCTGCAGTTCGTGTTCGGCCCGGGCCCGACGGTGCGCTGGATGGGCGTGCCGGCCGTGCCCGGTTTCCGCGAGGCCTTCGTCCATGGACTCGGCCTGGTGCCCGACCGCACGGCGGGCCCGGCCTCCCCACTCCACCCGCACACGGAGGCACTCGGATGA
- a CDS encoding protein phosphatase 2C domain-containing protein, protein MSDGRQVAAGGWRVIPASVTGPGHGRLGLVNQDRCEHQPLGGGGHLFAVADGAGSRSRSQHGADLAVSAACAAAEQCFASGGPPPDPDLWTRAAHEFGQECLRIFDRLLDNQVAELYPTGAAVAHTDPTPYGPGTEGGRTDFATTLLAVAAFPPWYVYFGVGDGFLVVDRQPGGAWLTVPPPQGREHEGATVFLTSRHRDSNLICGVLCDPLIRGLAVCTDGVLDGMLKERQASDGTWSLSAPATFAQYFDYFRSPKSRREDLLERLASDDFASTSGDDKTMVLAVYEP, encoded by the coding sequence ATGTCTGACGGGCGGCAGGTCGCGGCCGGCGGGTGGCGCGTGATCCCCGCCTCGGTCACCGGGCCCGGACACGGGCGCCTCGGTCTGGTGAACCAGGACCGCTGTGAGCACCAGCCGCTGGGCGGCGGCGGTCATCTGTTCGCGGTGGCCGACGGGGCCGGGTCGCGCTCGCGTTCCCAGCACGGAGCCGACCTGGCCGTCTCGGCGGCCTGTGCCGCGGCCGAGCAATGCTTCGCGTCCGGCGGTCCGCCGCCGGATCCCGACCTGTGGACGCGGGCGGCGCACGAGTTCGGACAGGAGTGCCTGCGAATCTTCGACCGCCTCCTGGACAACCAGGTGGCCGAGCTCTATCCGACGGGCGCGGCGGTGGCCCACACCGACCCGACACCGTACGGGCCGGGCACCGAGGGCGGTCGGACCGACTTCGCCACCACCCTCCTGGCCGTGGCTGCCTTCCCGCCCTGGTACGTCTATTTCGGCGTGGGCGACGGTTTCCTGGTGGTGGACCGGCAGCCGGGCGGCGCCTGGCTGACCGTACCGCCGCCGCAGGGCCGCGAGCACGAAGGGGCCACGGTATTCCTCACCTCCCGGCACCGGGACAGCAACCTGATCTGCGGGGTGCTGTGCGACCCGCTAATCCGCGGCCTGGCCGTGTGCACCGACGGTGTGCTGGACGGCATGCTCAAGGAACGTCAGGCCTCTGACGGCACCTGGTCGCTGTCCGCGCCCGCGACCTTCGCCCAGTACTTCGACTACTTCCGCTCCCCGAAGAGCCGCCGAGAGGACCTGCTGGAGCGGCTCGCGTCGGACGACTTCGCGAGCACGTCCGGGGACGACAAGACCATGGTGCTGGCGGTGTACGAGCCATGA
- a CDS encoding helix-turn-helix transcriptional regulator has translation MATPRRGRPEVPVVTTVPELAELATKLREIRLSEGKGITYVTLAERTPWSKSQLQRATSGKALPSPSLVRAFLSGCGASRGRARIVAGLYRAAAAGVAQQAKTAKASRRVPKPEYVRDRADLSGALRDAWAHAGRPPVRSMAQTAGPWILPHSSAHRILRGHGLPRDLTQYRAFLYACDIPDVDLGPWFAAWNKALSPVSLAA, from the coding sequence ATGGCCACTCCCCGCAGGGGGCGCCCCGAGGTACCCGTCGTCACCACGGTCCCAGAACTCGCCGAATTGGCCACCAAACTCAGGGAGATCCGGTTGAGCGAGGGAAAGGGCATCACCTACGTCACGCTCGCCGAGCGAACCCCGTGGTCAAAATCTCAGCTTCAGCGGGCCACTTCGGGAAAGGCGCTCCCCTCCCCGAGCCTGGTTCGTGCCTTCCTTTCCGGCTGCGGAGCCTCGCGCGGCCGGGCGCGCATCGTCGCGGGCCTCTACCGCGCGGCTGCCGCCGGCGTCGCCCAGCAGGCGAAGACTGCCAAGGCCTCCAGAAGGGTCCCCAAGCCTGAATACGTACGCGACCGTGCCGACCTGAGTGGAGCCCTGCGTGATGCATGGGCTCACGCGGGCCGGCCTCCGGTCCGTTCCATGGCCCAGACGGCCGGGCCCTGGATCCTGCCCCACAGCTCCGCCCATCGCATCCTCCGCGGGCACGGTCTCCCCCGGGACCTAACCCAGTACAGGGCGTTTCTGTACGCCTGCGACATCCCGGACGTTGACCTCGGCCCCTGGTTCGCCGCCTGGAACAAGGCCCTCAGCCCTGTCAGCCTCGCGGCATAA